TAACAAACATGTACGAAACAATAAAAAAATTTTTAGAAGAAGGAGGGAAATGTCTTTTGATTGAAGACGGAAAGCCGATTGGCGTTGTTTTGACGATGGAAGAATACGAAAAACTTCAACCTTCGCCGAAAAAAGATGAGGTTGCGGCCTCGACCGAAACGGCGGTGAATATGGATGAACTTGATTTTGCGTCGCCCGATGATATTACGCTTGAAGATTTAGGGTTAGATGAAATATCGGAATAAAGATTAAGTCGGGCTATTTTTTACTTTTGCAAAAATTTTTTGCTTTTGGTATATTTACAACGTGTCCACTAAAACATTAGAAAGAGTAAAAGCGGAAATCAAAAGAGAGCTCATGCAAGAGTTTGTTTTACCAATTCTACGAGAGGTTAAAGATGCCGAAGGGGAATACAAAGAAGCCTTTATAAGGCAAGTGTTGAAGATGGCGAAAGAAAAGCCCAGTTATGTCTACGACCCTAAGACTTTTTTAGGCCAAATTAAGAAATAATAATTTAGATGCATCGGCTTATTTTCGGCAAGGCATTTCTTGATTCTTCCAAAAAGTTAGATGAAATCATTAAGCCCAAGCTAAAATCTAGTTTGGATTTTTTTATCACTAAACCCATTTCACTCATCTTTACACACTAAGCCGCTTACCGGAAAACTTTCCGGTTTTTATTCTTTCAGATTAAGCAGAGATTATAGGGTTATTTTTAAAATTATTTCTTCTGAAGAAATTTACTTAATAAGAGTTGGCCATCGTAGGGATATTTATAGATAGAATTTTATTTTTGTAAAATATAGTTTATAACTATGTGTGAACATTACCGCGGTCTATTGACTAATTTTGGTTTTTAGTGCTATAATTTAGCAGGCTTAAAAACCATAAAATCACAAAGATCAAAGGAGGAGCGAAAATATGGGAAGAATCCCTGTAGAGCTCAAAGATCAACGTGATAAACTTATAACTAAAGTTTTAGCAGAAAGAAATGGTCATAATCTTTCGGAAATAGCCAGAAAGCTTTCTGGCCACCCTCTTTTTTCTGGATCAAAAAACTATAAGGTTATTTACCAATATATTCTGCGTTTAGCATATCAGAACGAGGCTACTGGCGAGGGCCAAAGGTCGTCGCTAAAGTCAACTCCCAACACGCCTAGCCAATCGCGTTTTGAACAAGTGGTCAACCGTGTTTCTTTACATCTTCCGGTTGGAACTGCAGATCAAATTGCACGACTTCTTAGAGTGCTTCGCGCTGAATTTTCCTTGTTGGAGCAAGAAGCACTTAAAGCAAAACAACTTGAATTGGAAGTGTGTAATCTTAAGAGTCATCGCTGTATGGATGTTGACACGACGCTCCGTGAAGAAAATGAGCGTCTCAAAGAAAGAATTGCATTTCTTGAACGTCGGGTAGAGGCGCTCTCGCGTCTGACAACCCCGAAGATCGATAATGATAAACACCTAGCAATTGCGGGTAGGTAATAATAGATCCGCAAATTAATCCAGGAGAGCCGCATAATTGCGGCTCTTTAATATACTTATAACAATAGAGTTATCTTGATAACACGGAAAAATACAGAGCTTTTTATAAAATAAACAGTTGACAGATTTGGCTGTATTGACTAAAATGGGATTTGCGTGTTAAAAATATAAAGCTAATGTATGGCGACCCCAGTTCTAATTTTACTGGAATAGCTTAAAAAATTTTATTATTAGTAATCTAAATTTATCCTCCTTCGCATAAAGCTACGGAGGACAAGTAAAAATATGGCAGAAAAATTTGAACGAACAAAGCCCCATCTTAATGTCGGAACCATCGGCCACGTTGACCATGGCAAAACCACTTTAACGGCGGCTATTACCAAGATTCTTCATATGAAGGGCTTGGCGAAAAAAGCGGAGTCGGTTGACGATATTGATAAAGCGCCCGAGGAAAAAGCGCGCGGCATTACGATTCAGTTGCATCACTCCGAGTATGAATCAGAAAAGCGCCACTATGCGCACATCGACGCTCCAGGCCATGCCGATTACATCAAAAACATGATTACCGGCGCGGCGCAGATGGATGGCGCCATTCTCGTTGTTGCCGCGACCGACGGTCCGATGCCCCAAACAAGAGAACATATTCTTTTGGCGCGCCAGGTTGGCGTTCCGTCTTTGGTGGTTTTCTTGAACAAGGTTGATATGGTTTCCGATCCGGAACTGGTAGATTTGGTTGAAGCTGAAATTCGCGAACTTTTAACTAAATACGGATTTCCCGGCGATAAAGTGCCGGTAATCCGCGGTTCGGCTCTTAAGGCGCTTGAAGCTAAATCTCCTGATGACGAAGCGGCTAAACCAATTCTTGAGTTAGTTCAAGCGCTTGATGATTTTATTCCCGAGCCGGTTCGCGAAATCGAAAAACCGTTTCTTATGCCGATTGAAGACATCTTTTCAATTGAAGGCCGCGGTACGGTTGTGACCGGCCGGATTGAAAGGGGCATGGTTAAACTTAACGATGAAGTTGATATAATCGGCTTAAGACCGAATCAAAAAACAATCATTACCGGTATTGAAATGTTTAATAAGTCGCTTGACGAAGGCCGCGCGGGCGATAATGCCGGCATTCTTATCCGTGGTCTTAAGAAAGAAGACGTTGAACGCGGCCAGGTTTTAGCCAAACCAGGTTCGGTAACACCGCACACAGAGTTTGACGCGGAAGTTTATATTCTTACTAAAGAAGAGGGCGGCCGGCATACTCCATTTTTTACGAACTACAAGCCGCAGTTTTATATCAGAACTACCGATGTTACCGGCGAAGTTGTTTTGGCTCCCGGAGTAGAGATGGTTATGCCCGGCGATACCGTAAAATTCTCCGTTAAATTAATTGCTCCCGTGGCTCTGGAAGAACAGCAACGA
The genomic region above belongs to Parcubacteria group bacterium and contains:
- a CDS encoding type II toxin-antitoxin system mRNA interferase toxin, RelE/StbE family, coding for MFLSLNPFHSSLHTKPLTGKLSGFYSFRLSRDYRVIFKIISSEEIYLIRVGHRRDIYR
- the tuf gene encoding elongation factor Tu encodes the protein MAEKFERTKPHLNVGTIGHVDHGKTTLTAAITKILHMKGLAKKAESVDDIDKAPEEKARGITIQLHHSEYESEKRHYAHIDAPGHADYIKNMITGAAQMDGAILVVAATDGPMPQTREHILLARQVGVPSLVVFLNKVDMVSDPELVDLVEAEIRELLTKYGFPGDKVPVIRGSALKALEAKSPDDEAAKPILELVQALDDFIPEPVREIEKPFLMPIEDIFSIEGRGTVVTGRIERGMVKLNDEVDIIGLRPNQKTIITGIEMFNKSLDEGRAGDNAGILIRGLKKEDVERGQVLAKPGSVTPHTEFDAEVYILTKEEGGRHTPFFTNYKPQFYIRTTDVTGEVVLAPGVEMVMPGDTVKFSVKLIAPVALEEQQRFAIREGGKTVGAGVVTKVNK